Proteins found in one Pyrus communis chromosome 15, drPyrComm1.1, whole genome shotgun sequence genomic segment:
- the LOC137717518 gene encoding protein ROH1D-like, translated as MPSTHNPGSSSPLTSIGRSIWSRREPFQSEEANQELSELELEVQSFQKLVTDLFHDLSAVGADELLSIAWIRKLLDVFVSCQDEFRVLLLKNKVQVSKPPLDHWADEYLDRSLKALDICNAARDGIDKIRAWHKHLEIVLCALESRQRAFSEGQFRRARKALVDLALEMLGERDSGSVFSHRNWSFGRNNNTRKDARRRQHSSGNPTGHSRSHSWSISHSWSAAKQLQSIASNLVAPRGNEVIATNGLAGSVFTMSCVITFVLLSLVAAIPCQDRGISTHFSIPPQYSWGIPLSTLHERIIEESKKRERQNSHGLLREIYHVERCARHMTDLMDLVQFPLTEEQKVEVEQELQELASICESFKNGLDPLERQIREVFRRIMNCRTEGLELLSRANNPE; from the coding sequence ATGCCTTCGACGCACAATCCGGGTTCTTCTTCGCCGTTGACTTCGATTGGTCGCTCGATTTGGAGCCGGCGAGAGCCATTTCAATCAGAAGAAGCTAATCAGGAGTTGAGTGAGCTGGAATTAGAGGTTCAATCTTTTCAAAAACTTGTTACGGACCTGTTTCATGACTTGTCAGCTGTTGGTGCTGATGAATTGCTCTCCATTGCGTGGATTAGGAAACTTTTGGATGTTTTTGTTAGCTGCCAAGACGAGTTCAGGGTTTTATTGTTGAAAAACAAGGTGCAGGTTTCTAAACCGCCGTTGGACCATTGGGCGGATGAGTACTTGGATAGGAGCTTGAAGGCACTTGACATTTGCAATGCTGCTCGCGATGGGATTGACAAGATTCGTGCGTGGCATAAGCATTTAGAGATCGTTCTGTGTGCCTTGGAGTCTCGCCAGAGGGCATTCTCTGAGGGCCAGTTCCGTCGAGCAAGAAAGGCTTTGGTGGATTTGGCACTTGAAATGCTTGGTGAGAGAGACTCTGGGTCTGTTTTTTCCCACCGCAACTGGTCTTTTGGGCGTAACAATAACACAAGAAAGGATGCTCGCCGTCGGCAACACTCATCTGGGAATCCAACTGGGCATTCCCGCTCTCACTCGTGGAGCATATCCCATTCTTGGTCTGCAGCTAAGCAGCTTCAGTCAATTGCAAGCAACTTGGTAGCACCTCGTGGAAACGAGGTTATTGCAACGAATGGGCTTGCAGGGTCCGTTTTCACAATGAGTTGTGTTATCACGTTTGTTTTGTTGTCTCTTGTGGCTGCGATCCCATGTCAGGATCGAGGTATCAGCACTCATTTTTCGATCCCGCCGCAGTACTCCTGGGGCATCCCGTTATCCACACTTCACGAACGGATAATAGAGGAATCTAAGAAGCGAGAGCGCCAGAACTCTCACGGGTTGCTGAGGGAGATTTATCATGTCGAGAGATGTGCCCGCCACATGACAGACTTGATGGATCTGGTTCAGTTCCCGTTAACAGAGGAACAGAAAGTGGAAGTCGAACAAGAACTGCAGGAGCTAGCATCGATTTGTGAAAGTTTTAAGAATGGACTGGATCCGCTGGAACGCCAAATCAGGGAAGTATTCCGTCGGATTATGAACTGCAGAACTGAAGGTCTCGAACTTTTGAGTCGCGCAAACAATCCGGAGTAA